In Cupriavidus sp. EM10, the genomic window AGGGCCAGCGCGTCGCCCTCCGGCGCCAGTTGCAGGTATTCGGGCCGCACGCCGATCTTGAAGCTGCCGGCGGACTGCAGCGCCGACAGCGTTTGCGGCGGCAGTTCGGGCTGGTAGCGGCGCCCGGCCACTTCCACGGCCCCGTCACGCCACTGGCCCGGCAGGAAATTCATGCCCGGCGAGCCGATGAAGTGCCCCACGAACGTATGCGCCGGCCGCTCGAACAGCGCGTCGGCCGATCCCACCTGCACGGCCTTGCCGCGCGACATCACCACCACCTGGTCGGCAAAGGTCAGCGCCTCGGTCTGGTCGTGGGTCACGTAGATCAGCGTCAGGCGGAATTCGTGGTGGATTTCCTTGAGCTTGCGCCGCAGCTGCCATTTCAGGTGCGGATCGATGACGGTCAGCGGCTCGTCGAACAGGATGGCCGACACGTCCTGGCGCACCAGCCCACGTCCCAGCGAGATCTTCTGCTTGGCGTCGGCGGCCAGTCCGCTGGCGCGGCGGTCCAGCGACGCCGACAGGTCCAGCATTTCGGCTACTTTGCCCACGCGCTCCTTGACCTGCGCGGCGGGCACGCCCCGGTTGCGCAGCGGGAAGGCGAGGTTCTCGCCCACCGTCATCGTGTCGTAGATCACCGGAAACTGGAATACCTGGGCGATGTTCCGGGCCTGCGGCGAGGCGTCGGTCACGTCGTTGCCGTCGAACCGGATGGTGCC contains:
- a CDS encoding ABC transporter ATP-binding protein, which produces MARIDLDLAHSYVAHPQKDEDYALLPLNFTFDDGGAYALLGPSGCGKTTLLNCISGLLRPSQGTIRFDGNDVTDASPQARNIAQVFQFPVIYDTMTVGENLAFPLRNRGVPAAQVKERVGKVAEMLDLSASLDRRASGLAADAKQKISLGRGLVRQDVSAILFDEPLTVIDPHLKWQLRRKLKEIHHEFRLTLIYVTHDQTEALTFADQVVVMSRGKAVQVGSADALFERPAHTFVGHFIGSPGMNFLPGQWRDGAVEVAGRRYQPELPPQTLSALQSAGSFKIGVRPEYLQLAPEGDALALPVRVARAQDIGTYWLMTSTVDHGETATIRARLGTEAAALRPGDTAWLSVFNRHTCFYINEELVS